A DNA window from Stutzerimonas stutzeri contains the following coding sequences:
- a CDS encoding DUF6232 family protein, which yields MDEKIFFNQGNVSVSNSRFIVDGQTYAMSNVTSVKSGVTPPDRGAAVVIAVIGLTCLFGSGWVFVAAIVAIAIAVLAWIGSKAKYSVILNTSSGENQALVSEDEAYIANVIASLNEAIVSRG from the coding sequence ATGGACGAAAAAATCTTTTTCAATCAAGGGAATGTAAGCGTAAGCAACAGCCGATTTATTGTCGACGGTCAGACTTATGCAATGAGTAACGTAACCTCAGTAAAATCTGGTGTCACACCTCCAGATAGAGGCGCTGCCGTAGTCATTGCCGTCATAGGCTTGACTTGTTTATTTGGGAGCGGATGGGTCTTCGTAGCCGCTATAGTAGCGATAGCAATAGCTGTTCTGGCTTGGATAGGTAGCAAAGCAAAATACTCTGTAATTTTAAACACCTCGTCAGGTGAAAATCAGGCACTGGTAAGCGAAGACGAAGCATACATAGCCAATGTCATTGCCTCATTAAACGAGGCAATAGT
- a CDS encoding DUF421 domain-containing protein yields the protein MEGMFFSSGTTLMRTLVVGVLAYISLVLLLRLSGRRTLSKMNAFDLVVTVALGSTFATILLNRDVSLAEGVLAFALLIGLQYAVTWSSVRVAWVRRTVTGEPALLFYRGRFLGDALRAARVTEDEIRAAARSQGLAALDGIEAVVLETDGSFSVITDGAGDSRSTLDGVNVPEAGESGV from the coding sequence GTGGAAGGCATGTTTTTCAGTAGCGGAACAACGCTCATGCGCACGCTTGTTGTGGGCGTGCTGGCCTATATCAGCCTGGTGTTGTTGTTGCGTCTGTCGGGGCGGCGGACGTTGTCGAAGATGAATGCGTTCGATCTGGTGGTGACGGTGGCGCTGGGTTCGACCTTCGCGACGATTCTGCTCAACCGGGATGTGTCGCTGGCCGAGGGGGTGCTGGCGTTCGCGCTGTTGATCGGGCTGCAGTACGCGGTCACCTGGTCCAGTGTGCGGGTGGCGTGGGTGCGGCGTACGGTGACGGGTGAACCGGCGCTGCTGTTCTATCGTGGGCGGTTTCTCGGCGATGCCTTGCGCGCGGCACGGGTGACCGAGGATGAGATACGTGCCGCGGCGCGCAGCCAGGGGCTGGCGGCGCTGGATGGCATCGAGGCGGTGGTGCTGGAAACCGATGGCAGTTTCAGTGTGATCACCGATGGCGCAGGCGACAGCCGTTCCACGCTGGACGGGGTGAATGTGCCGGAGGCAGGCGAAAGCGGTGTCTGA